The Nymphaea colorata isolate Beijing-Zhang1983 chromosome 7, ASM883128v2, whole genome shotgun sequence DNA window TGAGGTGGTACCTGTGGATTTTACTCCTGTATTTGTTGAAGAAGGTGTTGGTAAATACTGCCTTCTAGAGATGGTATATGCGAGTCTAAAAAATTGGAGCCTCTCCATACCTTAGCTCGAGAAAGATGCCTAGAATGCACTTGTTcttgagaaatgaaaaagcaaaacagGAAAAGCTCATGAATCTTTGGCACGATTTCTGCAGTTAGTTTTATTGGAAGCCCCAAATTCAAATGGCTTTTTGAGTTGGACATAACTCCTGTATTATGTTAATAATGTGTGTGAAATTGGTGCTTGGAAACTGGACGTACTAACACATACGTCTCACAGATAAAACAATTGTGGCTgctcaaaatgaaaaacaagagtTTTTTGAAGAGCTAGAATATGTTCCATTAAGAGGCCTTCGGGAAATTGATGTCGTGGGAACATCTCACATATCTTTGACTGTTGATATTGAGTTCAATTTATTATGTGCCAATACTTTTCTTACACATGGCTGTTCCCTTTTGTACATGCAGTCAGAAGCAAAGACAAGGCAAGGACGCAAGTAAGTCCAGAAGAAGCTCTGCATGAAAATGCTTTTTGAACCGTGTTAATCAATATCTGTTTGCGCAGGTACTCTTCTCAACTTGAAAAAGAAGATCCACGGAGAGTATACAGTCGCAAACATAGGCAGCTATAATGGTCATCATATGCAACCAATCTCTTTtgttatataaataaacattttaGGCCCACAGATGTTatgtttattcttttgttctttatttttttcgtgCCCTACGTTTTGTAAATTTTCTAGTTTGGGCTCCTGGAGGAATGGCGGATGGTTGTAATATACAGTAGTCAGTTAGTTCATCTCGTCCTGTAACATCATGTGGGAATTGAAaattatggaaaagaaaagcatatgATCCTTACACATGACTTTACAATGTTTGGTTCCCAAGTAAAATTGTTCTTCCTCACAATCTTACCCATTTCTCTTCATAGttgaacaaaaattttgatggcACCGCTCTTATCATTGGCTTGTAGCGCTTCTTCCCCAGCCACCTCAGAGGCCCTTAGTTAGCTGTTATTTAAGCTTACCTGGTCATCAGTTAACTGTTACTTAAGCTGTACTCTGTTTAGGGAATTCAAAGATTGAATGTACTCCCACTGTAGGCTTGTAGGCTAGGAAATTTTAATAGTATAACATAGTTTTTGTACATGGATTACCCATAAACATATATGGGTAGAAAGATCACAATAATGGCAGATCCAAAAAAATCTAAAGCAGGGTGAGGCAGAAGTGGGCAGTCTGTTTTCTATGGATGGTGGCCGAAGAGCTACTTGCAATGGGCGACGGTCCGCATGAGGCACCCATCTCTTGGAGCAGGTTATATGTTCAGGCCTGAGCAAACGATTTGCATGTTTGCAAATAGAAATGGCCTCTGGACTCAGTAAAGAAGAGTGAATGCGCAAAGGGGGATAAGTTTCATTTTCACAAATGATTGAAATgcttccttcatttttcttataaaatgaCCAACATACCCTTCATACAAAACTGTTTGaggtaggggcggagccagaattttttcatgaaggaggtcgaattaaagtttctaaattttaactaagGTCGAAATatcatctttcaaaattttttgtataaaacaagtgaaaataaaacCGACCTCGCCTGCCGCCTGGGTCTATCTTCTCCCACTGCTTTCATGACAGCCAAAGGCTTACCCATTGCCCTAAACGCCCTCAAGTCTTGAGGAAGTAGTGCTGATTTCTTTGATGTAGAGGGAACATGATGAAGATATCTAATGTAAGATTTTCAACCATGTTGGTGGGATTTCCCAACCAAAACTAGAAGCAATGAGATTCTGAGAAGTTCTAAACTGGAACTACGTAAAAAATAGGCAACTGGTGGAATCCCAACTCTGTGTGAAACACTTTCCTTGGAATCTGAGACTTACAATTCCTTGCAACCGCTGGCTTGGATTCTTATTCAGGCAGTAACAATATCTAGAAAATTAAATTCTTGGAAAATGCATTGCAGTTAAGAACAATAAGATAAGAGGTGGAAGATGGAAAGGAAGTGATGAAGGAATTTAAGttgccaaaagaaaagggtATCCGTATCACTTTTTCCATCTTATTTAATGTTTTAGAAAAGTTATAAAGGACTAATGAACAAGGTTTGACCTTATTTGACAGTTATTCTAAAAAAGGGGTCCttcagaaaatatataaaaaaagaaccTACATTTGAAAttaatgaatggaaaaaaaggaTGGGAACTAATTTTTGTGGGTTTcttagttggatttggattattCAAGATCCAGTTCAGCGTTCAGATCTGCACATTGAATGCTCAAGGACAACGGGTCAAGTACGGATCAATCAATGACGATATTCTCTGATCCAATAAATTATTAATTGAAAACAAGTACGGATTCACTATTCCAGTTCACTTGACCCATGCCCACCCCTATTAGGAGCTTAGCATTTTCCTAAAATACCCTTGATTTTCGGATCATGGTTCACGATATCAGATCTGGATCCAGCTACATGTCGGATATATCCAGTCCCGACACTCGAAATACTCAAACCATGTGTAAGATTTGAACATGGATTTCTTGATCGGGGCAGCGCAAATGGTTGGGATCCGCTCTTGGACTAAGAAAACTTGGATACAAATGAGTCGGGTTCAGGCCAGCATAGGCTAATTGAACATGTTTCCTTAACAAAACATCACTAAGTGAGATTGGGTTGTGCCAAGGggcgtagcatagctggttgggcaGGTTGACATATAAACAGTGTGTTGTCAGTTTGATTTCGGTTAGTGCTACTTATCTGCAGTATAAACAGTGGGATcgtgacactttagttgacggATATACCATACTCTACTTaggttggattttttttttttcaagtggtgGGTTGTTGACCTCCTAATCATCCGAAACTAAGTGAGATTGGGTCCAAGTCATCGATTGGGTTGATCGGACCAGTCTTAGTTACATACTTCCTCAAACACATTGATGCCATGTGATTCATGATAAGCATCGGAAAATGATAAGAGTATAATTGCATAATATTGCATTCAAAATTTAAGCTCATTTTTCACATATTCTAATCATATGAAGATGTTATCATCATGGATTGAAGTGCATTTGCATAAACTTATTTGAACGTGTAGATAAGCTAGTTTGCTTATAAGCCTTTTTAAAAGGTTTATATTCAAAATACAAATGAAAActaacatattttaattgagaaaaaataagaagatcCTTATTGCTTTGTTTGGGTGAACGGGGAGACCCACGACATGACTCAAGGCCAAAGTCCCCACCCAATCCTTGTTTTTTAAGGTACAGAGTCCAGAGTCCACTTTCAGTGTTTTGGGGCGGCGCCCCTGCTATGCTTCAATTGTGTATTGGTGACTCCCCTTTTACAGCACACTGAGTTGACACCACAAGGACAGCCTCGCACCGTCTATTGTGACAATCCCCTCACAGAAGATTCTTATTGTTTTGTCTCATATTGACTCGCTGAAAGCGATGCCGACCAATACAGACAAGAAATATTCCACAAAAGTAGATGTAGTTTGGAGTTTTCAAACAATATGAGTTGCCAACGGAGTATAGAATACCAAAAAGCTCATGAAATTATTTTTGTTCTATATTGCTGCCTTAGTTGTAAGTTTGTAACTATTCAGTTCATCTTCATCTGCACCAAAGGtgaaattaagagagagagagagagagagaaaggaagggtacAGTAGAGGGCACTACCCTACAATTATGGCAGGGAAGAGTCAATTTCTTAGATCTATGAGaacttttatttattgcaaactAATGCTGCTATCATGTGTTGCCATCTTGGTTGTAAGGGCGCAAGTTGCAGCAGCATGTGACTGCCATGAGAACAGTTTGGTCAGTGCTGTAGTGCTGCCACCCAAATCAAAAAGTGAATCAGTTTACAAAATAATAGAggtaattgttttttttatctttgtaaattttaaaagatattttggttCATGAAGATGAAAGGTTCGTTTGGCAAACTAAATACaatgtaattgttttatgaatatggttcaaaatttaggatagattcataaaacaccttaaaaagtgttttatgaatatgctcgAGTGAATTCATGACAAAGTTACAAACTATTTCTTGTGCCAAACAAGTCCGAAGAGAACAATTGGAGGAAATGCTTCATAAAACTAGACACTTGAAACATCTACGCCTTCAATATGTCTTTGATTCGGATCAAAGTGTTATATGGGGACTCATTTCATCGTTGTGCGGCAATGACTTCTCTTCAGTGGCGCTTAAAGTCTCTCCTTATTAATTGGGTGGGTGGAGTTTGACCCTGCTTGTTTAAGAAGGCCGAAGACTCCACCCAATCTCTCATCCCTTAGGGTATGAGTAAGGGTGAACAACTGGTCGAGCCACTCGAGCTCGTCTTGCGAACAAGTTGgagccaagtcatttgcttaatcagtcgactcgagttcatgagtcgacttgtttaaataatcgagttgagttcgagctcgagccttaatcgagcttgtcaagccttaatcaagtcgatatattcaaacgagtttacgagtttgtcgagccttaatcgagtcgagctcgagctcaacacgtaactgctgaatcgagttcgagctgctTCTATCGAGTTATTCtcgagcttgaggtttcattagtcgagttgagctcaagctaaCCGAACTCAGGCTGGACTCAACTCGTGTTCATCCCTAGGTAAAGGGTATGCATCGTTACCTCAAGATGCCGCTCCCACTggtttcaacttgcatgttggTTTACACGATTTAAGATCGTCTTGACGGACCAGGAAGCCTCTCCTCATTAATGATACTgtcgatgaaaggaaaaattttccAATGAGATCTTCATTAATGGTACTTGAAGTCTCGTCCTTACACTTTCGTTTTTCTTTGATATTCAACGCACGGAGAGTCACGAGAGCATAATAAAGTTCATCGAGTAAAAGCTGGAAGTCTAAAGTTCATCGAATTCAACCAACTTATTTGGTCTTTCTACTGTTAAATTTTACCATACAAGTTAAAAGGCAATTAAACTCATTTATTCTcgataagagaagagaaagaaaaaagaaagtgaccACTGAAGGCACAACTTGATTGCTCTTAGGGGAGAGAAGTTAGGAATTTTTAGTTGCATcagtcaaactatagtttcaaaattttaaaaggagttgaaataaaattttttaaattgttcaTGTAGGTTAaagttgaatttttaaaatttacatgtaagttttttaaaatctgaggcCGGCCAACTTCATTGCTCTTGTACAAAAGCTTTGTTTAGATATGATAAATCTATTCTAGAcactttttaaacattttttcaattaCAAATTTGTTGATAATATTTACTAAATCCAATCAAATGgacttcttatttttttttttcctgacaAGAAAATGTTACTTTAGTTGTAAGAATCCTATTctttgatttgaatatttccTCTCTAATTGTGACAATCTCAATTATAGGTGTTGTTTGCCACTTATGTATCTATTTTAGGTAGTAACAGGTTGCTTAACTCAAATGACATAGTGCACCTGGGCAGTAAGGTAGTTCACATTCAAGAGGTTTGAGGTTCGAATCTTACAGCTCTTACATGAATTTCGAGTAGAATGGTGTACCATAGGTTTTAACCCTTAAAGTCACGAGGGTGTGACCTTCAGAGTTTTATTTAGAACTCcgttttccataaaaaaaaaacatttaaaaaaggCTTGTTTTGGAGATGAGTTTAgcaattaaaaaagaaaaagtggtttTTGATTGGGATTTGGATATACGGTGGTTTGGTTCAGATGTATGTGGGTTTGGAGgtagatttggatccaaaaatgAGTGTGGATTTGGACAAACTTTGGAATCGGGTCCAAATGATCGGGCACCCAGACATGGGGAATTGGAGATGGACAATTCTGGTGGGCCGGGTTGGGTCTGACATACGACTATGGTCCAGGTTAAGGGTCCGGTCTGAGTTTTGGGGGACCCAGATCCAGGTAGAGTTCCAAAGTTTTCCGTACTCTGACAGGAGAggcgacaaaaaaaattatgtaaaagcATTTATCGCCCTATTAAATTCCAGGGTGAGGCcggcattaatttttttcagtgctttttcattatttttattttaaaaaaactggaGATTCTTAAATATTTCGGACTGGGTTCGGTTTAAGCACTTGCTGAATCCAACCTGCTTGGATCACCCTTAATCAGAAATTTGAACTCGGATCCAAATCTCAGACTTAGAGTTTTTTAAAcccgaatctgaatttgatgCACATAAGGTCCGGAATTTACATGTTGGTGAGTAGGAATGCCGTTGGATCTCAAATTCAGTTAGAAAACTGGATAAAAAAAGTCAGCTCGGATCGCTAAAAATCTGGTAAGGTTGGTCTGACTCGCTGGTTTTGCTAGAGTgatttacattatggttattttaaattttaactggGTAGACGAGTCAACTCACCAACCTGATGACCCATTCATCTGCGGATCCGAGTTTTCTGGCTACAAGTCAAGGTTGAACCGATTTGTTCGATCCAACTATAGTGATTTATGttatggttattttaaaactcgatcGAGTCGATGAGTCAACTTGCCAAACTGGTGATCCGTTCATATGCGGATCCGAGTTTTAGTGGTGGGTTTGGTAACTATGAGTTACATACAAATTAACAACGGATTTGTGACACTTTTActgatatatttttaatttattacatCCGACACACAACAACATATTTCATATAATTCTCCATGACAACATTTATAGTCGTTGACATAGTTTTAAAACAAGAACATCGATCATGCAAACTTATATATCATTCCAAAAAAGTACGAATTAAATAGAAGAATTAGACGTTAATGGTGGGGGCGGCGTGGATGAAGGCCACAGAATTAAATTATTTATGTTCAGGTGAACGTTGCGGGCAGCAGCGGCGATTTCTGCCTGGAATCGGGCGGCGCTGCCGGGAAGTAGCCGTTGGGAATCTTCGGGGACGATGGCCCGCCGGTCAGTGACCGGCACTCTTGACAGAAGAAGATTCCCAGCTCGAGGGGGATGTCTGCCTCGGGCCCAGTTCGGATCTCCAACCCGTTGGACCCGATTCCACTCCTACCTTACAATGCAATAATTTATCTTTGGATCTCAATCATAAAAGcagtatttttattttaataatataaatttgtttgaaaattttcatgtttcaagaagatttaaataaaaaatttaaatttaagtaTTTATTTCTTGTAATTTACGtgtcaaattttattttaatcacgTCGAACTatctgttttcattttaaaaaatggaacGGTTGCACCAGCAACGCCAACcagaattatttttattattttgcaaaaattattCAATCTAACAATCTTTTTATAATTAACTGATACTctctaaaaagaaaatttggtgAATACCAACCACCAAACTTCACCAGAACAtctccaattaaaaaaaaaaaactcatcaatATCGACCAAGAtgttcatttttaatttgaaattaataaaaaagacgtttaaaaaaataaaaatcggTGCGATACATAATCGCTTCGTCTGGATCCACTGAGGACAGTGGCAGAGGCCGGAGAgcctttattttgaaaagagaaaacacgTGAGGCCCGTTTCTGAAATTATTGGGGAATGATGAGCCCCTCCGCCAAATATTTTCCCCTCTCAACTTTTTACCATAAAGACGCGGTAAAAATGATTAAACTACGGCGCCTATGACAAAAacaaacagtaaaaaaaaaaaagaaaataactccgcgtgacaagggagggagggagggaattTTTTCTGGCGCGAACTACAAGAAGTTTCGCCTCAAAAGTCGCGCCACAATGGGCTGTCGACCATTCAGACCTAGCACTCGGCCAAGACCGAATCGAGACGCGGAGGTGCGACTCAGGTGTATCGGATCGGATTTAAATCGAACCGAATCGAACGTATAAATTTATGGGTGTAACTGCCTACCAAATTCTATTTACTAATTTAGATTTGGTAAATTTGATACATAAATAGAACGGCCACAACCAAACTCTGAATCTTTGTTGGTCTTTTTTTTAGTAGAATAGACCGCTCGTAGACAATTTAATATTACTTTTACCAACCCTAACAACTTCAACATttgaatagaataaaaaaaaattcccaaaaaaaatatgatcccttgttaaaattaatcgactaaaaattaataaacatgtaaaatttaaaacataagaaaaatagttaaaatattGTGCATGGCAATCTTAAATGAGCTGCTGAGCTGCCGATTAAAATCGTTTTGCTATTCAATCCTTTCATTTCATAAACTTAGGTTGCATGTTTTGAGGAGTGTAGCATAATTGGTTTAGTTGATTAGCAGATTAGTGAAAGCACGATCGATCTTTAAGTCTAGGGCTGCTTGACTCTTATTCGTttgataaacgagtcgagctttaactaATGAAATCGAACTCAAGTCGAGGTTGAGCCGAGTTTAAgttcctttcaaaacaaacGAACCTAAtttgagctggctcaactcgaCTCGTGAACAGCCCTACGAATTAGGACACTAATCTTACAAAATGCATGAGTTTGTTACCACATTAACCGATACGATCCGTATTAACCGATACGAGTTGCTCTCTAAAAAAAACTATTAGttaattttcagaaaataatattaaaagattTTACTCGATCACTTGACAAACGCCGTTCAATCACGAAAAGCAAGACAACGTCAGCACGGGGGGAGTGGTTAGATGAGCGTCAGAAAGACATCGAGACCGTCCACGTAGGAGACGAGGAAAGCATCCGAGCCGTCCGGTGCCCGTCCGGCAGGAGCAGAGGCCGGGCCCCGGCGGTGCCTTCTGACCGTTTCCTCCCCAGAGAAAAAGCTGAACGAGGAGGAATATGTGATCCCCGATTCCTCACCACTTCTTCACACATCGCTTTCTTTTAATTATGTCATCCACCAGAAAGAGATCCAGAGAGAGCGAGCGTTCAGTTGGTGGGAAATTTCATCGCGTCCCCTGAAAAGATTCCTTCATGACGCCAATTTTTTCCGACCAAAAGTCACGAACTAGGAATTTTTATTTAGAGATTGTagaatttatgcatttttccactGGCGAGACGCCGGTAGCCGCCGGCACGGCGCCGGCCGGACGATGGTTGTGAGGTCATTGGTGAGCACAGGCGGCAAAAGCGAAAAGCGAGGGAAGAGTTGGGATTGGATGTAATGAATGTGCCTACGTTAGTGTAATGAATATAAtttatatgagataatgagagaGCATTTATCATGCACCATAAGTGCCAACATTACCGGCCATCTTATCCTTATTTAATcggaaattttttatttttagcacTATGTATAATGCATACAAAACCTTGGCGGCATATTGTTACTgagtttcatgttttttacatgtaaagaACATAAAAGAATGTTAGCCACAGTCTTCTTTCAACATTTCATTCTATTATTAAGGCatatcactattttttttttgttactcaAAGTAACAACCAAGGTATGCTCCAAATTCCCATTTGACAGTTACTAAGACAAGTGTGATTTCATGTTAATAAATCACTGAGGACTCGCCGGAGCATGACGTGCCATTGGCCGGAAACCTTCACCAACGTGGTGTTTCTGACAGGTCGCCGGTCGCACAGTGGTCAATCGTCGTGTCCAGTCCCCAAGACtgacctctttctctctctattggtTCTCTCTCTACTGTAATACCCGCATTACTGTATTGCGGCAGAACACCTTCTTTGGTTAATCAATTATTATTAAGCAGTTTTTACTCATTTCATTCCACGccctttctcatttttttattactagAGATGGAGTAGGGAGATGAAAAGAAGGGCGCACAAACAAACGGTCGAGAGAGAGATCGTGGCTCCGCCGCTGGCGCGCAGCGGCCACAGTCTTTACTTCTTGTCAGCACCGCATCGAGTCGTGGGCCCGTTTCCAGTTTTCAAGTCCAGTACTAAATAATCCCTTCCCCACCTCCCTCCGCCATTATTTTGCTCCCCACTGAACCCTAGACTCCCCCTCCCCACTCCCCCCACTTCCTCACGTTCCCCCTCTTCTGCGTCTTCCCTCTTCCGCTCTTTGTGGGGAGAGggaaaacagagagaaaaaaggCAGGATTCTGGTGTATTGTataaaggaggaagaggagtgGTGGTTCAGCAGGTTTGCAGGATGGAGTTGAGCATGGTTGGTCGCTGCATTTTGGTCTTCTGCTTCTGTGCTTGCTTGTCTTCTCTTACAGGTAAAAATGGTGGTGTTTAGAAGTTGGTGGTCTCTCTTATCTCTGTgttttttccttggtttttgtgcttttcttcttcttggacaATGTGTGAGGCTCATGAATGTGGGGAACCATGGCAGGGGCGGGAGCAACTGGTTCGGTGGGAGTGAACTACGGACGGATCGCCAACGACCTGCCCTCGGCAGTGAAGGTGGTGGAGCTCCTCAAGAGCCAGGGCATCAGCAAGGTGAAGCTCTACGACACCGACCCCACCGTGCTGCACGCGTTCAGCGGCAGCGGCATCAAGGTCATCGTCGCTCTCCCCAACGAGCAGCTCTCGGAAGTGTCCGCCTCCTCCTCGGCGGCCTACTCGTGGGTGCAGAAGAACGTGGCGGCCTACCTCCCGGGGACACAGATCTCCGCCATCGCCGTCGGCAATGAGGTGTTCGTCGACCCCCACAACACGACGGACTACCTGGTGCCCGCCATGATGAACGTGCACACCGCGCTCACGAAGCTCGACCTCGACCGCGACATCAAGATCTCATCCCCCATCGCGCTCAGCGCGCTGCAGGCGTCCTACCCTTCGTCTGCCGGCGCGTTTCGCGGCGACCTCGTCGAGCGGGCGGTGAAGCCCATGCTCGAGTTTCTGAGGCAGACCGGGTCCTTCCTCATGGTGAACGCCTACCCCTTCTTCGCCTACAAGGACAATGCGGACGTCATCTCCCTCGACTACGCGCTCTTCCGCCCGAACCCCGGTGTCGTCGACGCGGGCAACGGCCTCCGCTACACGAACCTCTTCGACGCGCAGATCGACGCGGTGTTCGCGGCCATGTCCGCCCTGAAGTACAGCGACCTGAACATAATGGTTTCGGAGACGGGCTGGCCCTCCGAGGGCGACTCCGGCGAGACGGGCGCGAGCAAGGACAACGCGGCGGCCTACAACGGCAACCTCGTGCGCCGCGTGCTCACCGGCGCCGGCACCCCGCTGAGGCCGCAGGCCGCGCTGGACGTCTACCTGTTCGCGCTGTTCAACGAGAACAAGAAGAACGGGCCGGCGTCGGAGAGGAACTACGGTCTCTTCTACCCGAACGAAGAGAAAGTGTACGACATCCCGCTGACGCCGGAGGGGCTGAAGCAGCACTCTGCAGAAGAGCCGCCGGTGAGCGGCGCCGGCGGCGGGATGACGGTGCCGGTGGAGGGGCCGGGGGTGGTGGTGAGGAGCTCGTCGCCGTCGGAGTCGCTGCACGGGCAGACGTGGTGCGTGGCGAACGAGAGGTCCGGGAAGGAGCGGCTGCAGGAGGCGCTGGACTACGCCTGCGGGGAGGGAGGGGCTGACTGCTCCCAGATCCAGCCGGGCTCCAGCTGCTTCCAGCCGGACTCGCTCCTGGCCCACGCGTCCTACGCCTTCAACAGCTACTACCAGCGCCACAGCCGTGGCTTCGGCACCTGCGACTTCAGGGGCGCCGCTTACGTCGTCACTCAGCCTCCCAGTAAGCGCCACTCTCCAGCACCGCTGCAACGAGCCGAGTCTAGTTCGACTCAACTCAGAAAacttaacgagtcgagtcgagctggCCTCAAACGAGATTCGATTCTTGGTATCGGATCTTATGTGGGAGTACGGAACCGTCTCGTCTGGTTCTGTCCTTTTCATGTTATTATtgcaaagggaaaggaaaagatggcCGGGTCGTATCGGATCCTATGCCGGAGTACGAACCCCTTTCGGCCGGTTCGGACGGGTTTTCTTTTCCGTGGATTTATTGTTTGTTTGTT harbors:
- the LOC116256962 gene encoding glucan endo-1,3-beta-glucosidase 14 → MELSMVGRCILVFCFCACLSSLTGAGATGSVGVNYGRIANDLPSAVKVVELLKSQGISKVKLYDTDPTVLHAFSGSGIKVIVALPNEQLSEVSASSSAAYSWVQKNVAAYLPGTQISAIAVGNEVFVDPHNTTDYLVPAMMNVHTALTKLDLDRDIKISSPIALSALQASYPSSAGAFRGDLVERAVKPMLEFLRQTGSFLMVNAYPFFAYKDNADVISLDYALFRPNPGVVDAGNGLRYTNLFDAQIDAVFAAMSALKYSDLNIMVSETGWPSEGDSGETGASKDNAAAYNGNLVRRVLTGAGTPLRPQAALDVYLFALFNENKKNGPASERNYGLFYPNEEKVYDIPLTPEGLKQHSAEEPPVSGAGGGMTVPVEGPGVVVRSSSPSESLHGQTWCVANERSGKERLQEALDYACGEGGADCSQIQPGSSCFQPDSLLAHASYAFNSYYQRHSRGFGTCDFRGAAYVVTQPPRFGNCVFPTGS